One Archangium violaceum genomic window, GGTTTGCCGGGAGCGCACGCCGAGCAGGTATCCCGCCTTCACATCGGTGAGCAGATCCGCGCTGGAGGCGGCGATGTTTCCGGAGAGGCTCGCGGCCATGGCGTTGGCCAGCGTGTTGCCCGGCATGAGCACGCCGAAGGCGAGCTGCGCCACCTGCCCCAGGGGACCCGAGGGCGTCATGTCCGTCTCTCCCGTGGCCCGGCACGCCACGGCCGCGAACGCGAAGGAGAGCAGCACGCCCAACAGCCCCAGTGGAAAGGGAATGCCGAACGCCACCGCGCCCACCGTCACGAGCCCCAGTGTGAGCAGCGTCGCCCCGGCGAGGAACCACGAGCGGGGCACCTCCGCCTCCGCCTCATCGGGCGCCTCGTCCGGGGCCCGGCTCGCACCGAGCAGCGCGCCGAATGTGCGGCGCAGCAGTCCTCGCTGCAGGAGGAGGTGGGTGAAGGAGGCGCTCGTCACCAGCGCGGCTCCGGGCCACATGCTCCACTCGAGTACGCCGAAGAAGCCCTGCTGGGTGAGGAGCCCCTGTTCGTACATCCAGGGCGCGAGCCCGCCGAAGCACACGAGCGCGCCGAGCAGCAGTGACGCCCCGACGCGCAAGCCCACGAGTGCCCCGGTGCCCAGCGGCATCAGCGTGAGATCCAACGAGAAGGACAGGCCCGCCAGCGGTACGCCGAGCACGGCTCCGGGCAGCGCGAGCGAGGCGGGGAGCCACTGGAGCCCATCGCGCATGAGCGACAGCAGCCCCGCCCCGAATGCCCCCATGCCGAGCGCCCGTGCGCCACGCCGGCCCGACTCGTCTCCGGCATGGAACGAGCGCGCCACCGAGGCCGCGGCCAGGCCCGAGGGGAAGGGCAGGGGCTCGTGGTGGATGAAGGCGCGCCGCATGGGCAGGGCGAGCACGACGCCGAGCGCCGAGCCGAACAGTGTCCACAGCAGGAGCGCCCAGGCGGGAGGGTGATGGCCGGCGAGCAGCAGGTAGCCCACGCTGGCGGTGACGATCGTTCCCCCTGTGGAGTAGCCCGCGGAGGAGGCGGCGGATTGCATGGCGCTCGTCTCCTGGAGGCTGAGCGCGGGTCCGAAGCGCGAGGGACTCACCTCGAGGAGCGCCCGCTGCGCGCCGAGCCCGACGACACAGGCGATGAGGGCCGCGGGGAAGGCCAGGCCCGTCTTCAACCCCACGTAGAGGTTGGACAGGCACATGAGCGCGCCAATGAGGCCGCCGAGCGCGAGCGCGCGCAAGGTGAGTGCCGTGGGGGGCGGCGTTCCAGCCCGTGGCGTACCTGTGTCAGGGGCGACTGGCGTCGCCTCGGCCTCGTCTCTCGCTGCGCCCACCCGCATGCTCCCAGGATACTCCGGGTCCGGGCTGTGCTCCGATGGGGGCCCTTTTCAGACTCCGGGCCGCAGCGTCTCCAACTCGGCGAGCACCGCCTTCAGCTCGGGCGTCTCCAGCGCCTTGTGCACCGAGGCGAAGAACTGCGAGAGATCTCCCGCGCCCTGGTGCTCGTAGATGGTGGCCTGCAGGCCCATCTCCAGCCGGTCCACCTGACGCACGAGCCGGGCCTCGAAGGAGGTGCCGTGCTCGTACTCCTCCCACAGCGCGAGGTACTCGGCACCGCGCGGCAGCTTGGCGAGGATGCGCTCCACGGCGTCGCGCTCACGCTGGTACTTCTCCTCGCGGCTCACCGGGTCATGCGGTGTGATGTCTCCCACGTACGCCTCGCCGAGGTCGTGCAGCAGCGCGATGCGCACCACCTTGGTGGCATCCGCCTCGGGGAAGTAGCTGTCGGCGAGGAAGAGGCACAGCAGCGCCACGCCGAAGGAGTGCTCGGCGACGCTCTCGCAGTTCTCCCGCGAGAGGCCGACGCGCAACCACCCCTGCCGGAAGAGCTGCTTGAGGTGGTTGAGCTCGAAGTACGCCTCGATGAGCGGGAGGGTGCTCTTGCCTTGAAGGTGCGTGATGGGCGGAGGGGCCTTGGTCTGCATGGGTCATCACCTCGAAGGCCGGGACATTAAACCTTTTCCCAGGGGTCGGGCGTTGATGGGGACATGCCGCCCGCCGCCGTGCTCCCCCGCGACCCGCGCCATCTCCAGATTGCCTTCCTCGCCTCCTTCCTGGCGGCGGGAGTGGGGTGGCTGGGCTTCGACGTCCCCGTCTGGCAGCCGCCGCTCATCCTGCTCACCGCCTGTGTGACGCAGTGGGCCATGACGCGCCTGATGCGGGCGCCTCCGGTGGGCCATCTCTCGCCGCTCATCACCTCGCTGGGGCTGTCGCTGCTGCTGCGCACCGATGCCTTCTGGGTGGGGCCCTTCGCCGCGGCGGTGGCCATCTCCAGCAAGTTCGTCCTGCGCGTGCGCGGCAAGCACCTCTTCAACCCCACCAACCTGGGCCTGGTGGTGGCCATGCTGCTCACCCCTCACGCGTGGTGCTCGCCGAGCCAGTGGGGGCACAGCGGTGCGCTGCTCGGGTGGTTCGCGGCATTCGGCCTGGCGGTGGCCCACCGCTCGTTCCGCTCGGACGTGAGCCTGGCGTTCCTCGGCGCCTGGGTGCTGCTCAAGGCCGCCCGCATCTTCTACCTGGGCGCGCCCTGGGCCAGCCTCCAGCACCAGCTCTCCGCGGGCGGCCTCATCCTCTTCACCTTCTTCATGATCTCCGATCCGAAGACGACGCCGGACCACCGGGTGGGGCGCGTCCTCTACGCCGTCTCCGTGGCCGGACTGGCCTTCTTCCTGCTGCACGGACTCTGGTGGCAGAACGCGCTCGTCTGGGCGCTCTGTCTGGTTTCACCGCTCACTCCCCTCATCGACCGCCTCCTGCCCTGCGGCCGCTTCCAGTGGCCGGGAGGAAGGGAATTGGAAAGGAAAGACGCATGCGCTTCCGTCTCCTCGCAGCCAGCCTGACGGCTGGATGGGTGTCCCTCGCCGCGCCCGCCGCCGAGGCCTTCTGTGG contains:
- a CDS encoding OPT family oligopeptide transporter; this encodes MGAARDEAEATPVAPDTGTPRAGTPPPTALTLRALALGGLIGALMCLSNLYVGLKTGLAFPAALIACVVGLGAQRALLEVSPSRFGPALSLQETSAMQSAASSAGYSTGGTIVTASVGYLLLAGHHPPAWALLLWTLFGSALGVVLALPMRRAFIHHEPLPFPSGLAAASVARSFHAGDESGRRGARALGMGAFGAGLLSLMRDGLQWLPASLALPGAVLGVPLAGLSFSLDLTLMPLGTGALVGLRVGASLLLGALVCFGGLAPWMYEQGLLTQQGFFGVLEWSMWPGAALVTSASFTHLLLQRGLLRRTFGALLGASRAPDEAPDEAEAEVPRSWFLAGATLLTLGLVTVGAVAFGIPFPLGLLGVLLSFAFAAVACRATGETDMTPSGPLGQVAQLAFGVLMPGNTLANAMAASLSGNIAASSADLLTDVKAGYLLGVRSRQTFLAQLWGCVVGSALIVPVFYLLVPDASAITEERFPAPAGFFVAGVARVLSAGLGSLTAAARWGALVGALLGVVLVLLERFAPERARRFIPSPIALGLAFALPASMSLSIFLGAVAAALLARARPAFAEATTVPLASGLIAGESLVSLVTLLVLSVPS
- a CDS encoding HD domain-containing protein, which encodes MQTKAPPPITHLQGKSTLPLIEAYFELNHLKQLFRQGWLRVGLSRENCESVAEHSFGVALLCLFLADSYFPEADATKVVRIALLHDLGEAYVGDITPHDPVSREEKYQRERDAVERILAKLPRGAEYLALWEEYEHGTSFEARLVRQVDRLEMGLQATIYEHQGAGDLSQFFASVHKALETPELKAVLAELETLRPGV
- a CDS encoding RnfABCDGE type electron transport complex subunit D produces the protein MPPAAVLPRDPRHLQIAFLASFLAAGVGWLGFDVPVWQPPLILLTACVTQWAMTRLMRAPPVGHLSPLITSLGLSLLLRTDAFWVGPFAAAVAISSKFVLRVRGKHLFNPTNLGLVVAMLLTPHAWCSPSQWGHSGALLGWFAAFGLAVAHRSFRSDVSLAFLGAWVLLKAARIFYLGAPWASLQHQLSAGGLILFTFFMISDPKTTPDHRVGRVLYAVSVAGLAFFLLHGLWWQNALVWALCLVSPLTPLIDRLLPCGRFQWPGGRELERKDACASVSSQPA